From one Culex quinquefasciatus strain JHB chromosome 3, VPISU_Cqui_1.0_pri_paternal, whole genome shotgun sequence genomic stretch:
- the LOC6033038 gene encoding disheveled-associated activator of morphogenesis 1 isoform X1: MPAFRGRRGWCGCLQDDEPPEICVVEGVFSLQTLTPTQPMPAIDELDSKFAELVEELDLTAPNKAAMLGLPPQKKWQIYCSRKSPLEGVTGPNGAPLPGATLPPTPEHYIERLKDMAVQLKASAPDDSPSHEYGPKIESHTALFDALKTALRTSAHSFVIRFIELQGLPALLELLQALDIRVANSPLHTSLIGCIKALMNNSTGRSHVLAHPTGIDTIARSLAADNIKTKIAALEILGAVCLVPGGHKKVLTAMLNYQEYAAERARFQGIVNDLDKSTGAYRDDVNLKTAIMSFINAVLNYGPGQENLEFRLHLRYEFLMLGIQPVIDKLRKHENETLNRHLDFFEMVRNEDEKELARKFNHEHVDTKSATAMFDLLRRKLSHSGAYPHLLSLLQHLLLLPHGGPNAQHWLMFDRVVQQIVLQQEERPTSEIIDPDAQDKTSETSSLKLQDPDAAPLQIDVRKIVKLLVKEEELVAARTRAEDLEKENSDINAKLAKKEQELDLRTQEKEDLETSLARMRERLEKESANHSQAVQRAMNAEMRAEDLQHRFVSEQQERVRLERLVTEGSIPDDQKVAGLQGGCGANGAVSPPPPPPPCKLPPPPPPMMAAPPPPPAPGGLPKMNAMLPNQMAANHPAPPKMEAPKKNVPQPANPLKSFNWSKLPDSKLQGTVWSELDDTRWYNSIELESIDKLFSAYQKNGVAYTFPFQNDGSIEDLRLIGKAKTKILSVIDGRRAQNCTILLSKLKMSDEEISKAILSMDSNEQLPIDMVEQLLKFTPSAEERALLDEHSEDIDSLARADRFLYEISKIPHYEQRLRSLHYKKRFQVTVNDLVPRISSVMEASREVARSRRLRKLLELVLALGNYMNRGARGNASGFRLASLNRLADTKSSAAKGTTLLHYLVQIIERKFKDILLLEEDLPHVKEASKVSLGEMDKDISMLRAGLAEVNREIEFHRSSGVPQPGDRFLPVMREFHAQASVRFAELEDQFQDMKTRFDRAVRLFGEDGAVVQPDEFFGIFDGFLTALMEAKQDNENFRRRAEEEEKRAKQEAELKKRTIERKSKEGLLSSVAKNLGLKSKSPSGGPGSPGNGHNGTDATGNKAGEFDDLISALRTGDVFGEDMAKFKRSRKTRTTVVMPAGANGNGTAGSNGSNTSPPRSRNSIGREDSRERTVVVVNQRRQ; this comes from the exons ATGCCGGCGTTCCGGGGCAGACGCGGCTGGTGCGGGTGTTTACAG GATGACGAACCGCCCGAAATCTGCGTCGTCGAGGGCGTCTTTTCGCTGCAAACGCTCACCCCGACCCAGCCGATGCCGGCCATCGACGAGCTGGACAGCAAGTTTGCCGAGCTGGTGGAGGAGCTGGATCTCACCGCACCGAACAAGGCGGCCATGCTAGGTTTGCCGCCGCAGAAAAAGTGGCAAATCTACTGCTCGCGGAAGAGCCCGCTGGAGGGCGTTACGGGCCCGAACGGGGCGCCCCTTCCGGGGGCGACACTGCCACCGACCCCGGAGCACTACATCGAGCGGTTGAAGGACATGGCGGTGCAGTTGAAGGCTTCCGCGCCGGATGATTCTCCGTCGCACGAGTACGGTCCTAAGATTGAGTCGCACACGGCGCTGTTTGACGCGTTGAAGACGGCGTTGCGGACGTCGGCGCACAGTTTTGTGATTCGGTTCATTGAGTTGCAGGGACTGCCGGCGTTGTTGGAGTTGTTGCAGGCGTTGGATATCCGGGTGGCGAATAGTCCGCTGCATACAAGTCTGATTGGGTGTATCAAGGCGTTGATGAACAACTCGACTGGGCGGTCCCACGTGCTGGCGCATCCGACGGGGATCGATACCATTGCGAGGTCTTTGGCCGCGGACAATATTAAGACTAAGATTGCAGCGCTGGAGATTCTGGGGGCGGTGTGTCTCGTGCCGGGTGGGCACAAGAAGGTGTTGACGGCGATGCTGAACTATCAGGAGTACGCGGCGGAGAGGGCGCGGTTCCAGGGCATTGTGAATGATCTGGACAAGTCGACGGGGGCGTATCGGGACGATGTGAATCTCAAGACGGCGATTATGTCGTTTATTAATGCCGTGCTGAATTATGGTCCTGGGCAGGAGAATCTTGAGTTCCGGTTGCATTTGCGGTACGAATTTCTGATGCTGGGTATTCAGCCTGTTATTGATAAGCTGCGCAAGCACGAAAACGAAACTCTGAATCGGCATTTGGACTTTTTTGAGATGGTGAGGAACGAGGACGAGAAGGAACTGGCCCGGAAGTTCAACCACGAGCACGTTGATACCAAGAGTGCGACGGCCATGTTTGATCTGCTGAGGCGGAAGCTTAGTCACTCCGGAGCGTACCCGCACTTGTTGAGTCTGCTCCAGCACCTGCTTCTGCTGCCCCACGGCGGACCAAACGCACAACACTGGCTCATGTTTGACCGCGTCGTCCAGCAGATCGTACTCCAGCAGGAGGAACGACCCACCAGCGAAATCATCGATCCGGACGCGCAGGACAAAACCTCCGAAACGTCCTCCCTCAAACTGCAAGACCCGGACGCGGCCCCGCTCCAAATCGACGTCCGGAAGATCGTCAAACTGCTCGTCAAAGAGGAGGAACTGGTCGCGGCCCGAACCCGTGCCGAAGATCTCGAAAAGGAAAACAGCGACATCAACGCCAAACTCGCCAAAAAAGAGCAGGAACTCGACCTGCGAACGCAGGAAAAGGAAGATCTGGAAACGTCGCTGGCGCGTATGCGCGAACGTCTCGAAAAGGAAAGCGCCAACCACTCGCAGGCCGTCCAACGGGCCATGAACGCCGAGATGCGCGCCGAAGATCTCCAGCATCGGTTCGTGAGCGAACAGCAGGAACGCGTCCGCCTCGAGCGTCTAGTCACCGAGGGAAGCATCCCGGACGATCAGAAGGTCGCCGGACTGCAGGGAGGCTGTGGTGCCAACGGTGCCGtgtcccctccccctccccctcccccgtGCAAACTTCCTCCCCCACCGCCGCCAATGATGGCCGCCCCACCGCCACCACCCGCCCCCGGCGGTCTGCCAAAGATGAATGCCATGCTGCCGAACCAGATGGCCGCCAACCATCCGGCACCGCCCAAGATGGAAGCACCGAAGAAGAACGTCCCCCAGCCGGCCAACCCGCTCAAGAGCTTCAACTGGTCCAAGCTGCCGGACAGCAAACTCCAGGGCACCGTTTGGAGCGAACTCGACGACACCAGGTGGTACAACAGCATCGAGCTCGAGTCGATCGACAAGCTCTTCTCCGCGTATCAGAAGAACGGCGTTGCG TACACTTTCCCGTTCCAGAACGACGGTTCGATCGAGGACCTGCGGCTGATTGGCAAGGCCAAGACGAAGATCCTGTCGGTGATCGACGGGCGCCGCGCCCAGAACTGCACCATCCTGCTGAGCAAGCTCAAGATGAGCGACGAGGAGATCTCCAA GGCCATTCTGTCGATGGACTCGAACGAGCAACTGCCGATCGATATGGTGGAACAGCTGCTCAAGTTTACCCCGTCGGCGGAGGAGCGCGCCCTGCTGGACGAGCACTCGGAGGATATCGACTCGCTGGCGCGGGCCGACCGGTTCCTGTACGAGATCTCGAA AATCCCCCACTACGAGCAGCGACTGCGCAGCCTGCACTACAAGAAGCGCTTCCAGGTGACGGTGAACGATCTGGTTCCGCGGATCTCCAGCGTGATGGAAGCGTCCCGCGAGGTTGCCCGTTCGCGGCGCCTCCGCAAGCTGCTCGAGCTGGTGCTTGCGCTGGGAAACTACATGAACCGGGGTGCCCGTGGAAACGCTTCCGGCTTCCGGCTGGCCTCGCTGAACCGACTGGCGGACACCAAGAGCAGCGCCGCAAAGGGAACCACGCTGCTGCACTATCTGGTGCAGATTATCGAGCGGAAGTTCAAGGACATTTTGCTGCTGGAGGAGGATCTGCCGCACGTGAAGGAAGCATCGAAGGTTTCGCTCGGCGAGATGGACAAGGACATTTCGATGTTGAGGGCCGGGCTGGCCGAGGTGAATCGGGAGATTGAGTTCCACAGGAGTAGTGGCGTGCCGCAGCCTGGAGATCGGTTCCTGCCGGTGATGCGGGAGTTCCACGCGCAAGCGTCGGTGCGGTTCGCCGAGCTGGAGGATCAGTTCCAGGATATGAAGACGAG ATTCGACCGAGCGGTGCGACTGTTTGGTGAGGATGGAGCCGTGGTGCAACCGGACGAGTTCTTCGGCATCTTTGACGGTTTCTTGACGGCTCTGATGGAGGCCAAGCAGGACAACGAGAACTTCCGGCGGCGTGCGGAAGAGGAAGAGAAGCGCGCCAAACAGGAGGCGGAG CTCAAGAAGCGCACCATCGAGCGCAAATCCAAGGAGGGTCTGCTGAGTTCGGTGGCGAAAAATCTCGGCCTCAAGTCCAAGTCCCCGAGCGGCGGTCCGGGCTCGCCCGGAAACGGCCACAACGGCACCGACGCCACCGGCAACAAGGCGGGCGAATTTGACGACCTCATTTCGGCCCTCCGCACCGGGGACGTGTTTGGCGAGGACATGGCCAAGTTCAAGCGATCGCGCAAGACGCGCACGACTGTGGTGATGCCTGCCGGTGCCAACGGGAACGGGACGGCGGGAAGCAACGGGAGCAACACGTCGCCACCGCGCAGCCGGAACAGCATCGGACGGGAGGACAGCCGCGAGCGGACCGTCGTCGTGGTGAATCAGAGGAGGCAGTag
- the LOC6033038 gene encoding disheveled-associated activator of morphogenesis 1 isoform X2 — protein MPAFRGRRGWCGCLQDDEPPEICVVEGVFSLQTLTPTQPMPAIDELDSKFAELVEELDLTAPNKAAMLGLPPQKKWQIYCSRKSPLEGVTGPNGAPLPGATLPPTPEHYIERLKDMAVQLKASAPDDSPSHEYGPKIESHTALFDALKTALRTSAHSFVIRFIELQGLPALLELLQALDIRVANSPLHTSLIGCIKALMNNSTGRSHVLAHPTGIDTIARSLAADNIKTKIAALEILGAVCLVPGGHKKVLTAMLNYQEYAAERARFQGIVNDLDKSTGAYRDDVNLKTAIMSFINAVLNYGPGQENLEFRLHLRYEFLMLGIQPVIDKLRKHENETLNRHLDFFEMVRNEDEKELARKFNHEHVDTKSATAMFDLLRRKLSHSGAYPHLLSLLQHLLLLPHGGPNAQHWLMFDRVVQQIVLQQEERPTSEIIDPDAQDKTSETSSLKLQDPDAAPLQIDVRKIVKLLVKEEELVAARTRAEDLEKENSDINAKLAKKEQELDLRTQEKEDLETSLARMRERLEKESANHSQAVQRAMNAEMRAEDLQHRFVSEQQERVRLERLVTEGSIPDDQKVAGLQGGCGANGAVSPPPPPPPCKLPPPPPPMMAAPPPPPAPGGLPKMNAMLPNQMAANHPAPPKMEAPKKNVPQPANPLKSFNWSKLPDSKLQGTVWSELDDTRWYNSIELESIDKLFSAYQKNGVANDGSIEDLRLIGKAKTKILSVIDGRRAQNCTILLSKLKMSDEEISKAILSMDSNEQLPIDMVEQLLKFTPSAEERALLDEHSEDIDSLARADRFLYEISKIPHYEQRLRSLHYKKRFQVTVNDLVPRISSVMEASREVARSRRLRKLLELVLALGNYMNRGARGNASGFRLASLNRLADTKSSAAKGTTLLHYLVQIIERKFKDILLLEEDLPHVKEASKVSLGEMDKDISMLRAGLAEVNREIEFHRSSGVPQPGDRFLPVMREFHAQASVRFAELEDQFQDMKTRFDRAVRLFGEDGAVVQPDEFFGIFDGFLTALMEAKQDNENFRRRAEEEEKRAKQEAELKKRTIERKSKEGLLSSVAKNLGLKSKSPSGGPGSPGNGHNGTDATGNKAGEFDDLISALRTGDVFGEDMAKFKRSRKTRTTVVMPAGANGNGTAGSNGSNTSPPRSRNSIGREDSRERTVVVVNQRRQ, from the exons ATGCCGGCGTTCCGGGGCAGACGCGGCTGGTGCGGGTGTTTACAG GATGACGAACCGCCCGAAATCTGCGTCGTCGAGGGCGTCTTTTCGCTGCAAACGCTCACCCCGACCCAGCCGATGCCGGCCATCGACGAGCTGGACAGCAAGTTTGCCGAGCTGGTGGAGGAGCTGGATCTCACCGCACCGAACAAGGCGGCCATGCTAGGTTTGCCGCCGCAGAAAAAGTGGCAAATCTACTGCTCGCGGAAGAGCCCGCTGGAGGGCGTTACGGGCCCGAACGGGGCGCCCCTTCCGGGGGCGACACTGCCACCGACCCCGGAGCACTACATCGAGCGGTTGAAGGACATGGCGGTGCAGTTGAAGGCTTCCGCGCCGGATGATTCTCCGTCGCACGAGTACGGTCCTAAGATTGAGTCGCACACGGCGCTGTTTGACGCGTTGAAGACGGCGTTGCGGACGTCGGCGCACAGTTTTGTGATTCGGTTCATTGAGTTGCAGGGACTGCCGGCGTTGTTGGAGTTGTTGCAGGCGTTGGATATCCGGGTGGCGAATAGTCCGCTGCATACAAGTCTGATTGGGTGTATCAAGGCGTTGATGAACAACTCGACTGGGCGGTCCCACGTGCTGGCGCATCCGACGGGGATCGATACCATTGCGAGGTCTTTGGCCGCGGACAATATTAAGACTAAGATTGCAGCGCTGGAGATTCTGGGGGCGGTGTGTCTCGTGCCGGGTGGGCACAAGAAGGTGTTGACGGCGATGCTGAACTATCAGGAGTACGCGGCGGAGAGGGCGCGGTTCCAGGGCATTGTGAATGATCTGGACAAGTCGACGGGGGCGTATCGGGACGATGTGAATCTCAAGACGGCGATTATGTCGTTTATTAATGCCGTGCTGAATTATGGTCCTGGGCAGGAGAATCTTGAGTTCCGGTTGCATTTGCGGTACGAATTTCTGATGCTGGGTATTCAGCCTGTTATTGATAAGCTGCGCAAGCACGAAAACGAAACTCTGAATCGGCATTTGGACTTTTTTGAGATGGTGAGGAACGAGGACGAGAAGGAACTGGCCCGGAAGTTCAACCACGAGCACGTTGATACCAAGAGTGCGACGGCCATGTTTGATCTGCTGAGGCGGAAGCTTAGTCACTCCGGAGCGTACCCGCACTTGTTGAGTCTGCTCCAGCACCTGCTTCTGCTGCCCCACGGCGGACCAAACGCACAACACTGGCTCATGTTTGACCGCGTCGTCCAGCAGATCGTACTCCAGCAGGAGGAACGACCCACCAGCGAAATCATCGATCCGGACGCGCAGGACAAAACCTCCGAAACGTCCTCCCTCAAACTGCAAGACCCGGACGCGGCCCCGCTCCAAATCGACGTCCGGAAGATCGTCAAACTGCTCGTCAAAGAGGAGGAACTGGTCGCGGCCCGAACCCGTGCCGAAGATCTCGAAAAGGAAAACAGCGACATCAACGCCAAACTCGCCAAAAAAGAGCAGGAACTCGACCTGCGAACGCAGGAAAAGGAAGATCTGGAAACGTCGCTGGCGCGTATGCGCGAACGTCTCGAAAAGGAAAGCGCCAACCACTCGCAGGCCGTCCAACGGGCCATGAACGCCGAGATGCGCGCCGAAGATCTCCAGCATCGGTTCGTGAGCGAACAGCAGGAACGCGTCCGCCTCGAGCGTCTAGTCACCGAGGGAAGCATCCCGGACGATCAGAAGGTCGCCGGACTGCAGGGAGGCTGTGGTGCCAACGGTGCCGtgtcccctccccctccccctcccccgtGCAAACTTCCTCCCCCACCGCCGCCAATGATGGCCGCCCCACCGCCACCACCCGCCCCCGGCGGTCTGCCAAAGATGAATGCCATGCTGCCGAACCAGATGGCCGCCAACCATCCGGCACCGCCCAAGATGGAAGCACCGAAGAAGAACGTCCCCCAGCCGGCCAACCCGCTCAAGAGCTTCAACTGGTCCAAGCTGCCGGACAGCAAACTCCAGGGCACCGTTTGGAGCGAACTCGACGACACCAGGTGGTACAACAGCATCGAGCTCGAGTCGATCGACAAGCTCTTCTCCGCGTATCAGAAGAACGGCGTTGCG AACGACGGTTCGATCGAGGACCTGCGGCTGATTGGCAAGGCCAAGACGAAGATCCTGTCGGTGATCGACGGGCGCCGCGCCCAGAACTGCACCATCCTGCTGAGCAAGCTCAAGATGAGCGACGAGGAGATCTCCAA GGCCATTCTGTCGATGGACTCGAACGAGCAACTGCCGATCGATATGGTGGAACAGCTGCTCAAGTTTACCCCGTCGGCGGAGGAGCGCGCCCTGCTGGACGAGCACTCGGAGGATATCGACTCGCTGGCGCGGGCCGACCGGTTCCTGTACGAGATCTCGAA AATCCCCCACTACGAGCAGCGACTGCGCAGCCTGCACTACAAGAAGCGCTTCCAGGTGACGGTGAACGATCTGGTTCCGCGGATCTCCAGCGTGATGGAAGCGTCCCGCGAGGTTGCCCGTTCGCGGCGCCTCCGCAAGCTGCTCGAGCTGGTGCTTGCGCTGGGAAACTACATGAACCGGGGTGCCCGTGGAAACGCTTCCGGCTTCCGGCTGGCCTCGCTGAACCGACTGGCGGACACCAAGAGCAGCGCCGCAAAGGGAACCACGCTGCTGCACTATCTGGTGCAGATTATCGAGCGGAAGTTCAAGGACATTTTGCTGCTGGAGGAGGATCTGCCGCACGTGAAGGAAGCATCGAAGGTTTCGCTCGGCGAGATGGACAAGGACATTTCGATGTTGAGGGCCGGGCTGGCCGAGGTGAATCGGGAGATTGAGTTCCACAGGAGTAGTGGCGTGCCGCAGCCTGGAGATCGGTTCCTGCCGGTGATGCGGGAGTTCCACGCGCAAGCGTCGGTGCGGTTCGCCGAGCTGGAGGATCAGTTCCAGGATATGAAGACGAG ATTCGACCGAGCGGTGCGACTGTTTGGTGAGGATGGAGCCGTGGTGCAACCGGACGAGTTCTTCGGCATCTTTGACGGTTTCTTGACGGCTCTGATGGAGGCCAAGCAGGACAACGAGAACTTCCGGCGGCGTGCGGAAGAGGAAGAGAAGCGCGCCAAACAGGAGGCGGAG CTCAAGAAGCGCACCATCGAGCGCAAATCCAAGGAGGGTCTGCTGAGTTCGGTGGCGAAAAATCTCGGCCTCAAGTCCAAGTCCCCGAGCGGCGGTCCGGGCTCGCCCGGAAACGGCCACAACGGCACCGACGCCACCGGCAACAAGGCGGGCGAATTTGACGACCTCATTTCGGCCCTCCGCACCGGGGACGTGTTTGGCGAGGACATGGCCAAGTTCAAGCGATCGCGCAAGACGCGCACGACTGTGGTGATGCCTGCCGGTGCCAACGGGAACGGGACGGCGGGAAGCAACGGGAGCAACACGTCGCCACCGCGCAGCCGGAACAGCATCGGACGGGAGGACAGCCGCGAGCGGACCGTCGTCGTGGTGAATCAGAGGAGGCAGTag
- the LOC6033036 gene encoding ESF1 homolog, protein MAKPKKDKPQPSSKKDKDGEGGAPSQIWTDQRFAHLVNDPRFKGIPRAEKKVKIDKRFQSMFSDGRFNVKHVVDKYGRKVQQKSESEELRKYYELGSGSEGEEEDGEKAESEGSGSEVDSLELNEEEKAMTVSDKVKGRLEDLEVDYARGEGAIASDSSSDDDDEEEGEDEDEVFIEHVWGELDAEAEHTEESTKRLALCNIDWDRVRAVDIMVMLNSFLPRGSTIMSITIYPSEFGKERMAEEEARGPQELTGANSDADSSDEDDDEEAIKEKQIERLREYQLNRLKYYYAVVECDTVATADKLYKECDGVEYESTANKIDLRFIPDDMEFDEAEVKERCTELPEAGRYEPRVFTTSALNQAKVELTWDENDVERKEFNEKIRAGKLADLTDTDLKRYIKCSSSEDEDDEEEDGSGGEDSQEESDEEPKSGKLSKQDRIAQYKALLGELKEQEEKEKEDKVEMEFTWKVNGEDEEKQDSDEGSEREKKRRDDVNPFEKILEKAKEKKKRRKELKKKKKRGELNSDGEAQDESSDDDLPYGVDLNDPFFASAFDEKEFDLSKSSKKDKKKKKTTEDEQDEEEAARKRAELELILDDGEDDRSHFNLKSIQDTEIDLKSVSKSKRKRIIKKTRKQIEEQRVRNEALAAAAGDDFDIDLGDDRFRAVYERPEYSIDPTNPSFKKTKGMERLIEEKLKKRPLSEGDVPVEPKKVKKDVSTTLLVKSIKRKIGK, encoded by the exons ATGGCCAAACCGAAAAAGGACAAGCCGCAGCCGTCCAGCAAAAAGGATAAGGATGGGGAGGGCGGCGCGCCGTCGCAGATCTGGACCGACCAGCGGTTCGCCCACCTGGTCAACGATCCGCGCTTCAAGGGCATCCCGCGCGCCGAGAAGAAGGTCAAGATCGACAAGCGGTTCCAGTCGATGTTCAGCGATGGGCGGTTCAACGTGAAGCACGTCGTGGACAAGTACGGCCGGAAGGTGCAGCAAAAGTCGGAGAGCGAGGAGCTGCGGAAGTACTATGAGCTGGGGTCGGGTTCTGagggggaggaggaggatgGGGAGAAGGCTGAGAGTGAAGGTAGTGGGAGTGAGGTGGACTCGCTGGAGTTGAACGAGGAGGAGAAGGCGATGACCGTGTCGGATAAGGTGAAGGGAAGGTTGGAGGATTTGGAGGTGGATTATGCCCGTGGGGAGGGTGCCATTGCTTCGGATAGTTCTTCGGACGATGATGATGAGGAGGAGGGGGAGGATGAGGATGAGGTGTTTATCGAGCACGTCTGGGGTGAGCTGGACGCGGAAGCGGAGCACACGGAAGAATCGACCAAAAGGTTGGCGCTGTGCAACATTGATTGGGACCGCGTGCGGGCGGTGGACATCATGGTCATGCTGAACTCGTTCCTCCCACGAGGATCGACCATCATGAGCATTACG ATCTACCCGTCGGAATTCGGCAAGGAACGCATGGCCGAGGAAGAAGCGCGCGGTCCGCAGGAGCTGACCGGTGCCAACTCGGACGCCGACTCCTcggacgaagacgacgacgaggaaGCGATAAAGGAAAAGCAAATCGAACGCCTGCGCGAATACCAACTGAACCGGCTCAAATATTACTACGCCGTAGTCGAGTGCGACACGGTGGCCACGGCGGACAAGCTGTACAAAGAGTGCGACGGCGTCGAGTACGAGAGCACGGCGAACAAGATCGACCTGCGGTTCATCCCGGACGACATGGAGTTTGACGAAGCGGAGGTCAAGGAACGCTGCACGGAACTTCCGGAAGCCGGTCGGTACGAACCTCGGGTCTTCACCACGAGTGCCCTCAACCAGGCCAAGGTTGAGCTGACGTGGGACGAAAACGACGTCGAGCGGAAGGAGTTCAACGAGAAGATCCGCGCCGGCAAGCTCGCCGATCTGACGGACACCGACCTGAAGCGGTACATCAAGTGCAGCAGCAGCGAGGACGAGGACGACGAGGAGGAGGACGGTTCCGGCGGGGAAGACTCGCAGGAAGAGTCCGACGAGGAACCGAAAAGCGGCAAGTTGAGCAAGCAGGACCGGATCGCGCAGTACAAAGCCTTGCTGGGAGAGCTCAAAGAGCAGGAAGAGAAGGAAAAGGAGGACAAGGTTGAGATGGAGTTCACCTGGAAGGTGAACGGCGAAGACGAGGAAAAGCAAGATTCCGACGAAGGTTCGGAACGCGAGAAGAAGCGTCGTGACGATGTGAATCCGTTCgagaaaattctcgaaaaagCAAAGGAAAAGAAAAAGCGTCGCAAGGAgttgaagaagaaaaagaagcgcGGAGAGCTGAACAGCGACGGAGAAGCGCAGGACGAAAGTTCCGACGACGATCTGCCGTACGGCGTGGACCTGAACGACCCCTTCTTCGCGAGTGCCTTCGACGAGAAGGAGTTTGACCTGAGCAAATCCAGCAAAAAGgacaagaaaaagaagaaaacaaccGAAGACGAACAAGACGAAGAGGAAGCTGCCCGCAAACGGGCCGAACTCGAACTCATCCTGGACGACGGCGAAGACGACCGTAGCCACTTCAATCTTAAAAGCATCCAGGACACGGAAATCGATCTAAAGAGCGTGTCCAAATCGAAGCGAAAGCGCATCATCAAAAAGACCCGCAAGCAAATTGAGGAGCAACGCGTCCGGAACGAGGCGCTTGCAGCGGCAGCCGGGGACGATTTCGATATTGATCTGGGTGATGACCGGTTCCGGGCGGTTTACGAGCGGCCCGAGTACAGCATCGATCCGACGAATCCGTCTTTTAAGAAGACCAAGGGCATGGAGCGGTTGATTGAGGAGAAGCTGAAGAAGCGGCCGCTTAGTGAGGGAGATGTTCCGGTGGAACCGAAGAAAGTTAAAAAGGATGTTAGTACCACGCTGTTGGTGAAGAGTATAAAGAGGAAGATCGGGAAGTGA